The Pseudomonas sp. DG56-2 genome contains a region encoding:
- a CDS encoding sugar ABC transporter substrate-binding protein, translating to MKLPFAGRLLALAVMSSLSLAMPLSSAMAQEKPKVALVMKSLANEFFLTMEDGAKAYQKEHASEFDLVSNGIKDETDSGNQIRIVEQMIVSGVNALVIAPADSKALVPVVKKAMDAGITVVNIDNRLDPEILKSKNLNVPFVGPDNRKGARLVGEYLAKEKLKAGEEVGIIEGVSTTTNAQQRTAGFKEAMEAAQIKVVSVQSGDWEIAKGNAVAASMLNAHPEIKALLAGNDSMALGAVSAVRAAGKAGQVQVVGYDNINAIKPMLKDGRVLATADQYAAKQAVFGIEAALKMLKGEKPEVDADNVIQTPVELITHK from the coding sequence ATGAAGCTGCCGTTCGCAGGACGCCTTTTGGCGCTCGCCGTAATGTCTTCGCTGTCCCTGGCAATGCCTCTTTCCTCGGCCATGGCGCAGGAGAAGCCCAAGGTTGCGCTGGTCATGAAGTCCCTTGCCAATGAGTTCTTCCTCACCATGGAAGACGGAGCCAAGGCCTACCAGAAGGAGCACGCCAGTGAATTTGATCTTGTGTCCAACGGCATCAAGGATGAGACCGACTCAGGCAATCAGATTCGCATTGTCGAACAGATGATCGTTTCTGGAGTCAATGCCCTGGTTATCGCACCTGCCGATTCCAAGGCGCTCGTACCTGTGGTCAAGAAAGCCATGGACGCGGGCATCACCGTGGTCAACATCGACAACCGCCTCGACCCTGAAATCCTCAAGAGCAAAAACCTCAACGTTCCTTTTGTTGGTCCTGACAACCGCAAGGGCGCACGTCTGGTGGGCGAGTACTTGGCCAAGGAAAAGCTCAAGGCTGGCGAGGAAGTGGGCATCATCGAAGGTGTCTCGACCACTACCAATGCTCAGCAGCGCACCGCTGGTTTCAAGGAGGCGATGGAGGCGGCGCAAATCAAGGTCGTTTCGGTGCAGTCGGGCGATTGGGAAATTGCCAAGGGCAATGCCGTTGCGGCCTCCATGCTAAATGCCCACCCTGAAATCAAAGCGCTGCTGGCTGGCAACGACAGCATGGCGTTAGGCGCGGTTTCGGCGGTACGGGCAGCGGGCAAGGCTGGCCAGGTGCAAGTCGTCGGCTACGACAATATCAACGCCATCAAGCCTATGCTCAAGGATGGTCGGGTGCTTGCGACCGCTGATCAGTACGCGGCCAAACAGGCAGTGTTCGGTATTGAAGCCGCGTTGAAGATGCTCAAGGGCGAAAAGCCAGAAGTAGATGCTGACAACGTCATCCAGACCCCAGTCGAGCTGATCACCCACAAGTAG